In Clostridium sp. SY8519, one genomic interval encodes:
- a CDS encoding ferrous iron transport protein A codes for MKTLREAQVGETVTVKKVNGAGPVRRRIMDMGITKGIEVYIRKVAPLGDPVEVTIRGYELSIRKNDAEMILVG; via the coding sequence ATGAAGACATTACGTGAGGCGCAGGTAGGCGAGACGGTCACGGTAAAGAAAGTGAACGGCGCCGGACCGGTGCGCAGAAGAATTATGGATATGGGAATCACCAAAGGGATTGAGGTCTACATCCGGAAAGTGGCTCCGCTGGGGGATCCGGTAGAGGTTACGATCCGCGGGTATGAACTTTCCATCCGTAAAAATGACGCGGAGATGATTCTTGTGGGATAA
- a CDS encoding FeoA family protein: MPLTMTNQGETCRIVRIGGNDKVRRHLENLGFAVGTEVTVVSRVSGSFIVNVKGSRVALGKELVSKIFI, translated from the coding sequence ATGCCTTTAACTATGACAAACCAGGGTGAAACCTGCAGAATCGTCCGTATCGGAGGAAATGATAAAGTCAGAAGACATCTGGAGAATCTGGGATTTGCAGTCGGCACGGAAGTGACAGTGGTATCCAGAGTGTCAGGCAGCTTTATTGTGAATGTGAAGGGGAGCCGTGTGGCTCTCGGAAAAGAACTTGTTTCAAAAATATTTATTTAA
- the lepB gene encoding signal peptidase I, giving the protein MNSKKYSRGDAGREELQEIRQKTETPQHDASGQGLPSAASIKEEYTRVTEKRRFWGTIRSSVFVLIVVAAVAVLVAVMLLPILKIYGKSMHGTLDNGNIVISLKGAEFETGDIIAFYYNNNILVKRVIATSGEWVNIDKSGNVYVNQKKIDEPYLSSKAYGETNIDLPYQVPEGKVFVMGDNRKVSIDSRSTAIGCVSQEQIVGKIVFRIWPLSEMGTVG; this is encoded by the coding sequence ATGAACAGCAAGAAGTACAGCAGAGGGGATGCCGGCAGGGAGGAACTGCAGGAGATCCGGCAGAAGACAGAGACACCACAGCATGACGCGTCCGGGCAGGGACTGCCCTCCGCAGCCAGTATCAAAGAAGAGTATACACGGGTGACGGAGAAACGGCGGTTCTGGGGTACTATCCGCAGCTCGGTGTTTGTACTGATCGTGGTGGCGGCAGTGGCTGTGCTGGTGGCGGTAATGCTGCTTCCCATCCTGAAGATTTACGGAAAGTCCATGCATGGCACACTGGATAACGGCAACATTGTAATCTCGCTGAAGGGAGCTGAGTTCGAGACCGGTGACATCATCGCTTTTTACTACAACAACAATATTCTGGTCAAGCGTGTGATTGCCACATCGGGAGAGTGGGTAAATATAGACAAGTCAGGAAATGTCTATGTGAACCAGAAGAAAATCGACGAACCATACCTCAGTTCGAAGGCTTACGGAGAGACGAATATCGACCTTCCTTACCAGGTGCCCGAAGGAAAAGTGTTTGTCATGGGGGACAACCGGAAGGTATCCATTGACTCCAGAAGCACTGCCATCGGATGTGTATCACAGGAACAGATCGTTGGAAAGATCGTCTTTCGGATATGGCCGCTGTCGGAAATGGGGACGGTTGGCTAG
- a CDS encoding Hsp20/alpha crystallin family protein, producing MLFTPSIFRNTFADNVFDDFFNDQFWTPASGTPYNTMNTDIKETDGGYQIEMELPGFAKEDVSAQLKDGYLTVTATHSENKDEKDDKNEKYIRRERYSGHYQRSFYVGDEITDADVKASFKDGILTVAIPKKEPKKPEVEDAKYISIEG from the coding sequence ATGTTATTCACACCTAGTATTTTTAGAAACACTTTTGCTGACAATGTATTTGATGACTTCTTTAATGACCAGTTCTGGACACCGGCTTCCGGAACCCCATACAATACGATGAATACAGATATCAAAGAGACCGACGGTGGCTATCAGATTGAGATGGAACTTCCGGGCTTCGCGAAAGAAGATGTCAGCGCTCAGCTGAAGGACGGATATCTGACCGTTACAGCCACTCATTCTGAGAATAAGGATGAGAAAGATGACAAAAATGAGAAATATATCCGCAGAGAGCGTTATTCCGGCCATTATCAGAGAAGCTTCTATGTAGGCGATGAGATTACGGATGCGGATGTTAAGGCATCCTTCAAAGATGGTATCCTGACCGTTGCCATCCCGAAAAAAGAGCCGAAGAAACCGGAAGTAGAAGACGCGAAATACATTTCGATTGAAGGCTGA
- a CDS encoding Na/Pi symporter, which produces MTLVDVFSLLGGVGLFLFGMTIMSSGLKNACGDNLQNILEKATKNKIIAVLVGLGMTMLIQSSSATDVMVIGFVNSAMMNLSQAIGVIMGANIGTTITAQITAFNIGAYAPVILFGGAVLYLFISRNLVKYIGEILMGFGMLFFGISVMKEAIIPLSKTQGFINFLTGLSNPFLAILFGVGFTALLQSSSSSTVIFQAFAIQGMLDYHTAVYLVIGAAIGSVTPNLLASLTTNRNGKRCAILNLLFNVIRAGILVALINCFPVLLDLIQGLSPNDVGRQIANTHTIFAIVAVLIELPFTEKIIRLSEKIIPIREEENEKLEDRKLQYMIGMGKMPVSMAVAQAHREVVRMGRIAARNLKDSMDCFFHYDTELAEKVRIREESVNILNHTIADAMVQLRTLDLTQINLRQVSNMTIAISDIERLSDHAENIVEYVEEMRRNKAELSDTAIAELRHMAEDAMHAVNLSLDIFETEDYGMLHQIESLENAVDHQEAELIHNHVERLMEEKCNPVAGVIFTDMVTALERCADHAINLAYALKERPADYEPA; this is translated from the coding sequence ATGACACTGGTGGATGTTTTTTCGCTTCTTGGAGGCGTGGGACTGTTTCTGTTTGGTATGACGATTATGTCATCCGGACTGAAAAACGCGTGTGGGGATAATCTCCAGAATATTCTGGAAAAAGCCACAAAAAATAAAATCATTGCGGTACTGGTAGGTCTGGGCATGACGATGCTGATCCAGAGCTCCTCCGCTACGGATGTGATGGTCATCGGATTCGTGAATTCCGCGATGATGAATCTGTCCCAGGCCATCGGCGTAATCATGGGCGCGAATATCGGTACGACGATTACCGCGCAGATTACCGCGTTTAATATCGGGGCCTACGCGCCGGTGATTCTGTTTGGCGGCGCGGTTCTGTATCTGTTTATTTCCAGAAATCTGGTCAAATATATCGGTGAGATCCTGATGGGATTCGGTATGCTGTTTTTCGGCATTTCCGTAATGAAGGAAGCGATTATTCCGCTGTCCAAGACCCAGGGATTTATTAATTTCCTGACAGGACTGAGCAATCCGTTCCTGGCGATTTTATTTGGTGTCGGCTTTACGGCCCTGCTGCAGAGTTCGTCTTCGTCTACGGTTATTTTTCAGGCTTTTGCCATCCAGGGGATGCTGGACTACCACACAGCCGTTTACCTGGTGATCGGCGCGGCCATCGGTTCCGTGACACCGAACCTGCTGGCGTCTCTGACGACCAACCGCAACGGCAAACGATGCGCCATTCTGAACCTGCTCTTTAACGTGATCCGGGCCGGTATCCTGGTGGCGCTCATCAACTGTTTCCCGGTGCTGCTGGATTTGATCCAGGGACTGTCCCCCAACGATGTGGGACGTCAGATCGCGAATACCCACACTATTTTCGCGATTGTGGCGGTTCTGATCGAACTGCCGTTTACGGAAAAAATTATTCGCCTGTCGGAGAAAATCATCCCGATCCGGGAGGAAGAAAACGAAAAACTGGAAGACCGCAAGCTGCAGTATATGATCGGTATGGGCAAAATGCCCGTCAGCATGGCAGTGGCACAGGCCCATCGGGAAGTGGTCCGCATGGGGCGCATCGCGGCACGGAATCTGAAGGATTCCATGGACTGCTTCTTCCATTATGATACGGAACTGGCGGAAAAAGTGCGGATCCGGGAAGAAAGCGTCAATATTCTGAACCATACCATCGCGGATGCCATGGTACAGCTGCGCACACTGGATTTAACCCAGATCAATCTGCGGCAGGTATCCAATATGACCATCGCGATTTCCGATATCGAGCGTCTGTCGGATCATGCGGAAAATATTGTGGAATATGTCGAGGAAATGAGGCGCAACAAAGCGGAGCTGTCAGATACAGCCATCGCGGAACTGCGCCATATGGCAGAAGACGCCATGCATGCTGTCAATCTGTCCCTGGATATCTTTGAAACCGAGGATTACGGCATGCTGCATCAGATTGAATCACTGGAAAACGCAGTCGATCATCAGGAAGCCGAACTGATCCACAATCATGTGGAACGGCTGATGGAAGAAAAATGCAACCCGGTGGCCGGCGTGATTTTCACCGACATGGTTACTGCACTGGAGCGGTGCGCGGATCATGCCATCAATCTGGCCTACGCCCTGAAAGAACGCCCGGCGGATTATGAACCGGCCTGA
- a CDS encoding ATP-binding protein, with protein sequence MLIKTIEEMEQDTREKLILDIRKPEDYARETYPGAQSMYWEMFDPETADLPKDRPIYLICYTGQKSEDLADELQEAGYEAYSIKQGYRAWISRKLHLSSGDPVLQQERCREIERSIQKKFRKEIWRKFTKAINTYDLIQDGDRIAVCISGGKDSMLMAKCFQELARHGKKNFETVFLVMNPGYNELNARTVEENARLLHVPITVFRSEIFDIVADQPDSPCYLCARMRRGHLYAKAKELGCNKIALGHHFDDVIETILMGMLYSGQIQTMMPKLHSTNFEGMELIRPMYLIREEDIRRWRDSNHLNFIACACRLTESCASCGGTEQGSKRAEIKALIADLHRQNPFVEKNIFRSVENVNLKTIIAYKKDGVRHSFLDEYEKES encoded by the coding sequence ATGCTGATAAAGACAATTGAAGAGATGGAGCAGGATACCCGGGAAAAGCTGATCCTGGATATCCGCAAACCGGAAGATTATGCCCGGGAGACATATCCCGGGGCGCAGTCCATGTACTGGGAAATGTTTGATCCGGAGACCGCGGATCTGCCCAAAGACCGGCCCATTTACCTGATCTGCTATACCGGACAGAAGAGTGAAGATCTGGCGGATGAGCTGCAGGAGGCCGGATACGAAGCCTACAGCATCAAACAGGGCTACCGTGCCTGGATCAGCCGGAAACTGCACTTATCCAGCGGGGATCCCGTGCTGCAGCAGGAGCGCTGCCGGGAGATCGAACGCAGTATACAGAAGAAATTCCGGAAAGAAATCTGGAGAAAATTCACCAAGGCCATCAATACCTATGACCTGATTCAGGACGGGGACCGGATCGCGGTCTGCATTTCCGGCGGAAAGGATTCCATGCTAATGGCCAAGTGTTTTCAGGAGCTGGCCCGGCACGGGAAGAAAAATTTTGAGACCGTATTCCTGGTAATGAATCCTGGGTACAATGAACTCAACGCCAGGACCGTGGAAGAAAATGCCCGCCTTCTGCATGTGCCCATTACGGTCTTTCGGTCGGAAATCTTTGATATCGTGGCAGACCAGCCGGACTCTCCCTGCTATCTCTGCGCCCGCATGCGCCGGGGGCACCTCTATGCCAAGGCAAAGGAACTGGGCTGCAACAAGATTGCCCTGGGACACCATTTTGATGATGTGATCGAGACCATCCTGATGGGCATGCTGTACAGCGGCCAGATTCAGACCATGATGCCGAAGCTGCACAGCACCAATTTTGAAGGCATGGAACTGATCCGCCCGATGTATCTGATCCGGGAGGAGGATATCCGGCGGTGGCGGGACAGCAATCATCTGAATTTTATCGCCTGCGCCTGCCGCCTCACCGAGAGCTGCGCATCCTGCGGCGGGACGGAGCAGGGCTCCAAGCGGGCAGAGATCAAGGCCCTGATCGCCGACCTGCACCGGCAGAATCCGTTTGTGGAAAAGAATATTTTCCGCAGTGTGGAAAATGTCAATCTGAAGACCATTATTGCCTATAAAAAAGACGGGGTCCGCCACAGTTTTCTGGACGAGTATGAGAAGGAAAGCTGA
- the feoB gene encoding ferrous iron transport protein B, whose product MSIRIALAGNPNSGKTTLFNALTGSNQYVGNWPGVTVEKKEGRLKSDRQVKIGDTPGIYSLSPYTLEEVVARNYLLQERPEVILNIIDGTNIERNLYLTTQLMELGIPVILAVNMMDAVEKNGDTIDMKKLGDAFGTVAVPISALKGTGIQKAAQLAMETAKKHKVYHCRHHFSEPVEAAIEQVEGAIGTAVPEEQKRFFAIKLLENDEKIREEYAGLPDVSEEIETLEKAFDDDVESIIANERYQVVSDVIDGCLTRRNKEKLTVSDRIDRVVTNRIAALPIFAGIMILVYVLSVTTVGGILTDWVNDGVFGTDGWNLFGNPNLHVGSLPPLVDAGLDAINCAPWLHSLIVNGIIAGVGAVLGFVPQILVLFACLAFLESCGYMARVAFIMDRIFRKFGLSGKSFIPILIGTGCGVPGIMSSRTIENDRDRKMTIMTTTFIPCSAKLPIIALIAGAFFGNAWWVAPSAYFIGGAAIVCSGILLKKFRAFAGEPAPFVMELPSYHMPTAGTILRSMWERGFSFIKKAGTVILLATILIWALSSFGVVNGTWQMLDSVDMENSILAMIGHRIAIIFRPLGWGNWKFAVAAITGLMAKENVVGTFGILFGHMDSVAEDGTEVWAAVRTAVVPLAAYSYMVFNLLCAPCFAAMGAIRREMNNPKWFLAAIGYQCLLAYGAALCIYQIGMLTQGVFGVGTVVAFAIVALFIYLLVRPYKDVDDMGVSHLSIDAN is encoded by the coding sequence ATGTCTATTCGAATCGCTCTGGCAGGCAATCCGAACAGCGGAAAAACCACACTGTTCAATGCCCTGACCGGATCCAATCAGTACGTCGGCAACTGGCCGGGCGTTACGGTAGAAAAAAAGGAAGGCAGACTGAAGTCAGACCGTCAGGTGAAAATCGGGGATACCCCGGGAATCTATTCCCTGTCCCCTTATACACTGGAAGAAGTGGTGGCTCGGAATTACCTGCTGCAGGAACGGCCGGAAGTCATTCTCAATATCATTGACGGAACGAATATCGAGCGAAATCTCTATCTGACCACACAGCTGATGGAGCTGGGGATCCCGGTGATCCTTGCCGTGAATATGATGGATGCGGTAGAGAAAAACGGCGATACCATTGATATGAAAAAGCTGGGAGATGCCTTTGGTACAGTGGCGGTCCCGATTTCGGCGCTGAAGGGCACCGGTATTCAGAAAGCGGCACAGCTGGCGATGGAGACAGCGAAAAAGCATAAGGTATATCACTGCAGACACCATTTTTCGGAACCGGTGGAAGCGGCCATTGAACAGGTGGAAGGCGCGATTGGCACGGCAGTTCCCGAAGAACAGAAGCGGTTCTTTGCCATCAAACTCCTGGAAAACGATGAAAAAATCCGCGAAGAGTATGCAGGTTTACCGGATGTCAGCGAAGAAATCGAGACACTGGAGAAGGCATTTGACGATGATGTGGAAAGCATCATTGCCAATGAACGGTACCAGGTGGTCAGCGATGTGATTGACGGATGCCTGACACGCAGGAATAAGGAAAAACTGACGGTGTCTGACCGGATCGACCGGGTGGTAACCAACCGCATTGCTGCCCTTCCGATTTTTGCGGGCATCATGATTCTGGTGTATGTGCTCTCCGTGACTACGGTGGGCGGAATCCTGACAGACTGGGTAAATGACGGCGTGTTCGGGACGGATGGCTGGAATCTGTTCGGCAATCCGAATCTGCATGTGGGCTCCCTGCCGCCGCTGGTGGATGCCGGCCTGGATGCCATCAACTGCGCGCCGTGGCTCCATAGTCTGATCGTGAATGGAATCATTGCCGGCGTAGGCGCGGTTCTCGGCTTTGTGCCTCAGATTCTGGTGCTGTTTGCGTGCCTGGCATTCCTGGAGTCCTGTGGATATATGGCCAGGGTTGCGTTTATTATGGACCGGATCTTCCGGAAGTTTGGGCTGTCCGGCAAATCCTTTATTCCGATTCTGATCGGAACCGGATGCGGCGTGCCCGGTATCATGTCTTCCAGAACCATTGAAAACGACCGGGACCGGAAGATGACCATTATGACAACCACATTTATTCCCTGCAGCGCGAAACTGCCGATTATTGCCCTGATTGCCGGCGCGTTCTTCGGAAACGCGTGGTGGGTGGCTCCGTCTGCTTACTTTATCGGCGGTGCGGCCATCGTATGCTCGGGAATCCTTTTAAAGAAATTCCGTGCCTTTGCCGGTGAGCCGGCTCCCTTTGTCATGGAGCTTCCTTCCTATCATATGCCGACCGCGGGAACCATCCTCCGGTCCATGTGGGAGCGCGGATTCTCCTTTATCAAAAAGGCAGGTACGGTCATCCTGCTGGCGACCATTCTGATCTGGGCGCTGTCCAGCTTCGGAGTCGTAAACGGCACCTGGCAGATGCTGGATTCTGTGGACATGGAGAACAGCATCCTGGCAATGATCGGGCACAGGATCGCGATTATCTTCCGGCCGCTGGGCTGGGGCAACTGGAAATTCGCGGTTGCGGCAATTACCGGTCTGATGGCAAAGGAAAATGTAGTAGGTACCTTCGGTATCCTGTTCGGACATATGGACAGCGTGGCAGAAGACGGCACGGAAGTGTGGGCGGCTGTACGGACAGCAGTCGTTCCCCTGGCGGCCTATTCCTACATGGTATTCAACTTGCTGTGCGCGCCGTGCTTTGCCGCCATGGGAGCGATCCGCAGAGAGATGAACAATCCAAAGTGGTTCCTGGCAGCAATCGGCTATCAGTGCCTGCTGGCCTATGGCGCGGCCCTGTGCATTTACCAGATCGGCATGCTCACCCAGGGCGTGTTCGGTGTAGGCACCGTAGTGGCTTTCGCGATTGTGGCCCTGTTCATTTATCTCCTGGTGCGTCCTTATAAGGATGTGGATGACATGGGGGTCAGCCATCTGTCCATAGACGCGAATTAA
- a CDS encoding metalloregulator ArsR/SmtB family transcription factor, whose amino-acid sequence MNREEIHRIHEIDEAKLSDLAELFKMFGDTTRVKILYDLFSGEKSVSEITEDLDMNQSAISHQLKILKTAKLIRSRREGKAMIYSLADDHVKTIILMGKEHIEE is encoded by the coding sequence GTGAATCGAGAAGAGATACATCGGATTCATGAGATTGACGAAGCGAAGCTCAGTGATCTGGCAGAATTGTTTAAGATGTTCGGGGATACGACCCGGGTGAAAATTCTGTATGATCTGTTCAGCGGCGAGAAGAGCGTCAGCGAGATTACCGAGGATCTGGATATGAACCAGTCCGCGATTTCACATCAGCTGAAGATCTTAAAGACTGCGAAGCTGATCCGTTCCCGCCGGGAAGGGAAGGCGATGATCTATTCCCTGGCGGATGATCATGTGAAGACGATTATACTGATGGGTAAAGAACATATTGAAGAGTAA
- a CDS encoding FeoB-associated Cys-rich membrane protein, protein MAGTIIIAAALAAAVTLIIRSMIKDRKAGKSLQCGMNCSECRKGGGCCH, encoded by the coding sequence ATGGCTGGAACAATTATTATCGCAGCTGCGCTGGCAGCCGCAGTGACACTGATTATTCGTTCGATGATCAAAGACCGGAAGGCCGGAAAGAGCCTTCAGTGCGGCATGAACTGCAGTGAATGCCGCAAGGGCGGCGGATGCTGCCACTGA
- a CDS encoding heavy metal translocating P-type ATPase: MTKKQKRELKRILTAAGIFFALLILARISEASGWAELFFRNRWVMLGCYLVPFLIVGWPVVRGAAHGIANGQVFDEEFLMTLAAIGAFATGENAEAAAVMLFYQVGEFFQSYAVNKSRRSIRELMDIAPAEAVRERFDGTTEVIDPSQVEIGDILLIRPGEKVPVDGRVTEGSSLVDTAALTGEPVPRSVKPGDTIISGCINGDGLLRVCAEKKYADSTVARILELVENASARKSRTENFITRFARYYTPVVVLAAVVLAFVPPIFAGNLLQWIYRACTFLVISCPCALVISVPMAFFGGIGAASGMGILVKGSNFLEQMARLDTIVTDKTGTLTRGEFRVTRVIAAEGTEQEVLRTAAAAERGSTHPIAASICAACEAEEGEAAVSAVENISGKGIRAVIDGAEILVGSEKLLEERGIPVPAVDSGAATVAHVARNGRWMGTILISDTVKPEAAEAIRELKQEGVGKVVMLTGDRKETGEAVGRMLGLDHVYTELLPGDKVRQVEALLTQQNDRQTLAFVGDGTNDAPVLSRADIGIAMGVMGSDAAIEAADIVIMDDDLLRLPVVVRIARRTLFIAKQNIVFALAVKILILILGALGLANMWAAVFADVGVAIICILNAMRTLAKRRYRSRTEEKGQPVKEAAVSKTE; this comes from the coding sequence CTGACAAAAAAGCAGAAACGGGAACTGAAACGTATTCTTACCGCGGCAGGGATCTTTTTTGCCCTGCTGATACTGGCGCGTATATCGGAAGCCTCCGGCTGGGCGGAACTGTTTTTCCGGAACCGGTGGGTGATGCTGGGGTGCTATCTGGTGCCGTTTTTGATCGTAGGCTGGCCGGTGGTCCGGGGCGCGGCCCATGGGATTGCCAACGGACAGGTCTTTGACGAGGAATTTCTTATGACCCTGGCAGCTATCGGGGCGTTTGCTACCGGAGAAAACGCGGAAGCAGCCGCGGTTATGCTGTTCTATCAGGTGGGAGAGTTTTTCCAGAGCTATGCGGTCAATAAGTCCAGACGCTCCATTCGCGAATTGATGGATATCGCCCCGGCGGAAGCGGTCCGGGAGCGGTTTGATGGCACAACGGAAGTCATTGATCCGTCGCAGGTGGAGATCGGGGATATTCTGCTGATCCGGCCGGGAGAAAAAGTGCCGGTGGACGGCAGAGTGACAGAAGGCAGCAGCCTGGTGGATACGGCGGCACTGACCGGCGAGCCGGTGCCCCGCAGCGTAAAACCGGGAGATACCATTATTTCCGGCTGTATTAACGGGGACGGACTGCTGCGGGTCTGTGCGGAGAAAAAATACGCGGATTCTACGGTGGCCAGGATTCTGGAACTGGTGGAAAATGCTTCCGCGCGAAAGTCCCGGACAGAGAATTTCATCACGCGGTTTGCCCGGTATTACACACCGGTGGTTGTGCTGGCGGCTGTGGTACTGGCGTTTGTACCGCCGATTTTTGCGGGAAATCTCCTGCAGTGGATCTACCGTGCCTGCACATTTCTGGTAATTTCCTGCCCCTGCGCCCTGGTGATTTCCGTACCGATGGCATTTTTCGGCGGAATCGGCGCGGCCTCCGGTATGGGAATTCTGGTAAAAGGATCCAATTTCCTGGAGCAGATGGCCCGTCTGGATACAATCGTGACGGACAAGACCGGCACGCTGACCCGGGGCGAGTTCCGGGTGACCCGGGTGATCGCGGCGGAAGGCACCGAACAGGAAGTGCTTCGTACCGCTGCGGCCGCGGAACGCGGCTCTACGCACCCCATTGCTGCATCAATCTGCGCGGCCTGTGAAGCGGAAGAGGGAGAGGCAGCGGTATCCGCGGTGGAGAATATCAGCGGAAAGGGAATCCGGGCGGTCATTGACGGCGCGGAAATCCTGGTGGGCAGTGAAAAACTGCTGGAAGAGCGCGGCATACCGGTACCCGCAGTGGACAGCGGCGCGGCTACCGTGGCCCATGTGGCCCGAAACGGCCGCTGGATGGGTACGATCCTGATTTCTGATACGGTGAAACCGGAAGCGGCGGAAGCGATCCGTGAACTGAAGCAGGAAGGCGTCGGCAAAGTGGTGATGCTTACGGGCGACCGGAAGGAAACCGGCGAGGCAGTCGGACGGATGCTGGGCCTGGATCATGTCTATACCGAGCTGCTGCCTGGGGATAAAGTCCGCCAGGTGGAAGCGCTGCTGACACAGCAGAACGACCGGCAGACCCTGGCTTTTGTGGGCGACGGCACCAATGACGCGCCGGTGCTGTCCCGGGCGGACATCGGCATCGCCATGGGTGTGATGGGATCAGATGCGGCTATTGAGGCGGCGGATATCGTAATTATGGATGACGATCTGCTGCGGCTGCCTGTGGTGGTGCGGATTGCCCGCCGGACCCTGTTCATAGCCAAACAGAATATTGTATTTGCCCTGGCGGTGAAAATCCTGATTCTGATTCTGGGAGCCCTGGGCCTGGCCAATATGTGGGCCGCTGTGTTCGCGGATGTGGGCGTGGCCATCATCTGTATTCTGAATGCCATGCGCACGCTGGCAAAGCGCCGCTACAGGAGCCGTACCGAGGAAAAGGGGCAGCCGGTGAAGGAAGCCGCTGTAAGTAAAACCGAATAG
- a CDS encoding cation transporter: MRKTYTMEDLDCANCAAKMEAAIKKIDGVREASVSFMTQKLIIEADEERFDEIMKQAQKAVSRVDRDCSILL, translated from the coding sequence ATGAGAAAGACGTATACAATGGAAGATCTGGACTGCGCAAACTGCGCGGCAAAGATGGAGGCGGCAATTAAAAAAATCGACGGAGTCCGGGAGGCGAGCGTCAGCTTTATGACACAGAAACTGATCATCGAAGCAGATGAAGAGCGGTTTGACGAAATCATGAAACAGGCGCAGAAGGCAGTGTCCCGGGTGGATCGGGATTGTTCCATCCTGTTGTAA